One window from the genome of Fulvivirga lutea encodes:
- a CDS encoding sulfite exporter TauE/SafE family protein produces MIGYLIIGLTIGLFGGFHCIAMCGPVAAFLHSKSGTKLSMLLYNAGRLITYVFLGVVVGFVGVGIQFADWQSAVSVISGVALLLMIIVPKLANRLSGWSSANFVVSKFRTKLLSINRTKNSFTYLILGVINGLLPCGLVYMALIASLNGGGMLESILVMTGFGLGTWPLMSVVMLGSGFLNKQILFKRLVPSLSIIVGILLIVRGLSLDIPYVSPVLAQLGWDAGITTCTTP; encoded by the coding sequence ATGATTGGTTATCTCATTATCGGACTAACCATTGGCCTGTTTGGTGGATTCCACTGTATCGCGATGTGTGGACCCGTGGCTGCTTTCCTCCATTCCAAAAGTGGTACTAAATTATCCATGCTACTCTACAATGCAGGTAGGTTAATTACCTATGTGTTTTTGGGAGTTGTTGTGGGATTTGTTGGAGTAGGAATTCAATTTGCAGATTGGCAAAGTGCAGTGTCTGTCATTTCTGGAGTTGCCTTACTTTTAATGATCATCGTACCAAAGCTTGCTAACAGACTTTCGGGTTGGTCATCAGCCAATTTTGTGGTTTCTAAATTTAGGACTAAACTTTTGTCAATCAATCGAACAAAAAACTCTTTCACTTACTTAATTCTTGGTGTAATCAATGGACTTCTGCCATGCGGACTGGTTTATATGGCGCTCATAGCCTCGCTGAATGGTGGAGGCATGCTGGAGTCAATTTTGGTGATGACTGGTTTTGGTTTAGGTACATGGCCATTAATGTCGGTAGTGATGCTGGGAAGTGGATTTTTAAACAAACAAATTTTATTTAAGAGATTAGTGCCGTCACTTTCAATAATTGTGGGTATACTATTAATAGTAAGAGGGTTGTCGTTAGATATTCCTTACGTGAGCCCGGTTTTAGCACAATTAGGTTGGGATGCCGGTATCACAACATGTACTACACCATAA
- a CDS encoding FixH family protein: MNWGTKIVIAFISFAGVIITMVVISMKQDISLVATDYYKQELAYQDQIDKQTHALELGDHITFEFDARDHKFFINSDLNTKGEVHFYRPSDAKKDRVVPFEIAAGTKQFISTKGMDLGLWKVKLSWSEGEKEAYIEKTIII; the protein is encoded by the coding sequence ATGAATTGGGGAACAAAAATAGTTATTGCATTTATCTCATTTGCGGGAGTTATTATCACCATGGTGGTGATAAGTATGAAACAAGATATTAGCCTTGTTGCTACTGATTATTACAAGCAGGAGCTTGCTTATCAGGATCAGATAGATAAACAAACCCATGCCTTAGAGCTTGGTGATCATATTACATTTGAATTTGATGCTAGAGATCATAAGTTCTTCATTAACAGTGACTTAAATACTAAAGGTGAAGTTCATTTCTATCGTCCATCAGACGCAAAAAAAGATAGGGTAGTGCCGTTTGAAATAGCAGCAGGAACCAAACAATTTATTAGTACAAAAGGTATGGACTTAGGTCTATGGAAAGTAAAGCTCTCCTGGTCAGAAGGTGAAAAAGAAGCTTACATCGAAAAGACCATTATCATCTAA
- a CDS encoding YceI family protein — protein MKTKAMLLLIFIGTLSSAGAQSYKLDNTSSSLEVLGTSTLHDWEITAEELNGTAQLSSKDDVYSINSLNFQVKVESLKSGKSSMDNNTYEALNSDDYPTIDYKLNEVVSVSNNGNKYDLKTKGALTIAGTTKVITIPVKAEINENNMVCTGEVTFKMTDFNVDPPTALLGTVKTGDQITIKFKTEFKN, from the coding sequence ATGAAAACGAAGGCAATGTTACTCTTGATATTTATTGGAACCCTGTCATCCGCAGGAGCCCAAAGTTATAAGTTAGACAACACATCCAGTTCTCTGGAAGTGCTTGGTACTTCAACTTTACACGATTGGGAAATCACTGCAGAAGAGCTCAATGGCACGGCACAATTATCAAGCAAAGATGATGTCTACTCCATCAACTCACTAAACTTTCAGGTAAAAGTTGAAAGCTTGAAAAGTGGCAAGAGTTCGATGGATAATAACACTTATGAGGCGCTTAATAGTGACGATTACCCCACTATTGATTACAAGCTGAATGAAGTGGTGTCGGTCTCTAACAACGGAAACAAGTATGATCTTAAAACAAAAGGCGCTTTAACAATTGCCGGAACAACCAAGGTGATAACAATTCCTGTAAAGGCTGAAATTAATGAGAATAATATGGTATGCACAGGAGAAGTCACATTTAAAATGACAGACTTCAACGTTGATCCACCAACAGCTTTACTGGGTACAGTAAAAACAGGCGATCAGATTACCATAAAATTTAAAACCGAGTTTAAAAATTAA
- a CDS encoding cytochrome C oxidase Cbb3 has protein sequence MFKYYFEQIHNVEIWPIISLTIFMIFFLCLLLWVFTTDKGYITRMKNLPFEGGDLPESKLNNHE, from the coding sequence ATGTTTAAATACTATTTCGAACAAATACATAATGTGGAGATTTGGCCAATTATTTCATTGACAATCTTCATGATATTCTTCCTGTGTCTTTTGCTGTGGGTGTTTACCACAGATAAAGGATACATCACAAGAATGAAAAACCTGCCCTTTGAAGGCGGTGATCTTCCAGAATCTAAATTGAACAATCATGAATAA
- the hemN gene encoding oxygen-independent coproporphyrinogen III oxidase: protein MKIPEKLIEKYNVPAPRYTSYPTVPYWEEEQVSPTDWLSVVKRTFKESNYTQGISLYIHLPYCESLCTYCACNTRITKNHAVEESYIDALLAEWDIYLKTFDETPILREIHLGGGTPTFFSPENLSRLLSEIYSKSVLHPLFECSFEGHPNNTSLEHLEALYNLGSRRVSYGVQDLDFKVQKTINRVQPFENVLGATEDARKIGFKSVNFDLIYGLPFQTVTSVKDTIESVLKLKPERIAFYSYAHVPWKKPGQRAYTEADLPDNSYKRELYEEGKKLLIDNGYIDVGMDHFALPADPLYKAYQTKSMHRNFMGYTHATTDLLIGLGASAVSDAKYAYAQNAKHVEDYKEKIGRGKLALEKGHFLTEEDLLMRKILLDITCKGELCWSSTPDWLTLNMLIQLNTMHEEGLLKLYPTGFRITDLGMAFLRNICMVFDKRLTEYKTEKQMFSKAI from the coding sequence ATGAAAATTCCGGAAAAATTAATCGAAAAATATAACGTTCCAGCTCCCAGGTACACCAGCTATCCTACAGTACCCTACTGGGAAGAAGAACAGGTAAGTCCCACTGACTGGCTATCAGTAGTTAAACGCACGTTTAAAGAATCTAATTATACTCAGGGAATTAGCTTATACATACATTTACCTTATTGCGAAAGCCTTTGTACATATTGTGCCTGTAATACCCGCATAACAAAAAACCATGCGGTTGAAGAAAGTTATATCGATGCGCTTTTAGCAGAATGGGATATCTATCTGAAAACATTTGATGAAACTCCTATATTAAGAGAAATACATCTGGGAGGTGGGACTCCCACATTCTTTAGTCCGGAAAATTTAAGTAGGCTACTGTCCGAGATATATTCAAAAAGTGTGTTGCACCCTTTGTTTGAATGTTCTTTTGAGGGTCATCCAAACAATACCAGCCTGGAACACCTGGAGGCGTTATACAATTTAGGATCAAGACGAGTGAGTTATGGAGTACAAGATCTTGACTTCAAAGTGCAAAAGACGATTAATCGGGTTCAGCCTTTTGAAAATGTGCTGGGAGCAACAGAAGATGCACGTAAAATAGGGTTCAAATCAGTAAATTTTGATTTGATCTATGGCTTACCATTTCAGACAGTTACCAGCGTAAAAGATACCATTGAATCCGTTCTTAAGTTAAAACCTGAACGCATAGCATTTTACAGTTATGCGCATGTGCCATGGAAGAAACCAGGACAGCGAGCATATACTGAAGCAGATTTACCAGATAATTCTTATAAGCGCGAGTTGTATGAAGAAGGTAAAAAACTACTCATAGATAATGGCTACATTGATGTTGGGATGGATCATTTTGCCCTTCCTGCTGATCCGCTTTATAAAGCATATCAAACAAAGAGTATGCATAGGAATTTCATGGGCTACACTCATGCCACTACCGACTTACTAATAGGCTTAGGTGCTTCTGCCGTAAGCGATGCTAAATATGCCTATGCTCAGAACGCTAAGCATGTTGAAGATTATAAGGAAAAGATAGGTAGAGGAAAATTGGCTCTAGAGAAAGGCCACTTCTTAACGGAAGAAGATTTACTAATGCGTAAAATCCTTTTAGATATCACCTGCAAAGGTGAATTATGCTGGTCTTCTACTCCAGATTGGCTTACACTCAATATGCTTATCCAGTTGAATACAATGCATGAAGAAGGGTTGCTAAAACTCTATCCAACAGGGTTTAGAATTACCGATTTAGGGATGGCCTTTTTACGAAATATCTGTATGGTATTCGATAAGCGCTTGACAGAATACAAGACTGAAAAGCAGATGTTTAGTAAGGCGATCTAA
- a CDS encoding cbb3-type cytochrome c oxidase N-terminal domain-containing protein, producing the protein MNKKLGLIILMAVLSIANVNAQSTADMVSTNTALYIVAGFVFIVALLVLGVSVVVLRLLRVMVRQELEKKATEKGVEFVEEESWWSKFMQKANDAVPVEEEETVLLDHNYDGIRELDNHLPPWWKWMFYLSIVFAVVYMLGYHVIGNMPLQLEEYKAEVYAANEAAKARLANAPVENVDANSVVAITDAASLQKGKQIYLNNCSQCHKDLGEGGIGPNLTDDYWLHGGDISSVFTTIQKGVPEKGMISWEPLLSPTQMQNVASYILTLRGTNPPNAKEPQGELFVPEVIEDALDSVDTEEVKEAVDSLQMASNN; encoded by the coding sequence ATGAATAAGAAATTAGGTTTAATCATATTAATGGCAGTTCTCTCAATAGCGAATGTCAATGCACAATCTACTGCCGATATGGTGAGTACGAATACTGCTCTTTACATTGTGGCCGGGTTTGTATTTATTGTTGCGCTTCTTGTGTTAGGTGTTTCGGTGGTTGTGTTACGATTGTTACGAGTAATGGTGCGACAAGAGTTGGAGAAAAAAGCCACTGAAAAGGGAGTAGAGTTTGTTGAGGAAGAAAGTTGGTGGTCTAAATTTATGCAGAAGGCGAATGATGCTGTTCCTGTTGAAGAGGAAGAAACAGTATTGTTGGATCATAACTATGATGGCATCAGAGAGTTGGATAATCACTTACCACCGTGGTGGAAATGGATGTTCTACTTATCGATTGTTTTTGCTGTTGTTTACATGTTAGGCTACCACGTGATCGGAAATATGCCGCTACAGTTGGAAGAGTATAAGGCAGAAGTTTATGCCGCCAATGAAGCAGCAAAAGCCAGGTTAGCCAATGCGCCAGTAGAAAATGTTGATGCTAATAGTGTAGTGGCAATTACAGATGCCGCATCATTACAAAAAGGAAAGCAGATATACCTTAATAACTGTTCACAATGCCATAAAGATTTAGGCGAGGGTGGTATTGGTCCAAATCTTACTGATGATTATTGGCTTCACGGAGGTGATATTTCAAGTGTATTTACCACGATACAAAAGGGTGTTCCTGAAAAAGGTATGATCTCTTGGGAACCACTTTTATCACCGACACAAATGCAGAATGTAGCTTCTTATATTCTCACTCTTAGAGGTACAAACCCTCCTAATGCTAAAGAACCTCAAGGAGAGCTCTTTGTGCCTGAAGTAATTGAAGATGCATTGGATAGTGTGGATACGGAAGAAGTAAAAGAAGCTGTAGATAGTCTACAAATGGCTTCGAACAATTAA
- the ccoS gene encoding cbb3-type cytochrome oxidase assembly protein CcoS — translation MSVIFVLIMVSLVVASCFLGLFIWANKSGQYDDTVSPAIRMLFDDKKARKDKK, via the coding sequence ATGTCAGTAATCTTTGTTTTAATTATGGTGAGTTTGGTAGTGGCCAGTTGCTTTCTTGGTTTGTTCATTTGGGCTAATAAATCAGGGCAATATGATGATACTGTAAGCCCGGCAATACGTATGTTATTTGATGATAAGAAAGCGAGGAAAGATAAGAAGTAG
- a CDS encoding energy transducer TonB has protein sequence MGLHRDYFDRQADFRILHKKEPKQKLVRLYDQAKIFNDLFEIKQAKKKQYESLRGLLFNIGLFLSLTIVTLIINWKFYDTGKLVDLTANAIYEDELFEVPPTEQTPPEPIKVLKQPNIIEVPDEETIKEEIKIDLDISIDEDTEFEAIDIIASEEPMEEVADEVFTIVENQPVPNGGLASFYSYINNNIKYPAAARRSNVQGKVFVQFVVNKDGRLTDLEVIKGIGMGCDEEALRVIANADPWIPGKQRGKPVRVKMVIPIQFVLNQQ, from the coding sequence ATGGGACTTCATAGAGATTACTTCGATAGACAAGCAGATTTCAGGATTCTGCATAAAAAAGAGCCAAAGCAAAAACTAGTTAGGCTTTATGATCAGGCTAAAATATTTAATGACCTGTTTGAAATAAAGCAGGCAAAAAAGAAACAATACGAAAGCTTAAGAGGCTTACTCTTTAATATCGGCCTCTTTTTAAGTTTAACTATTGTTACCCTAATCATTAACTGGAAATTCTATGATACAGGCAAACTGGTTGACCTAACAGCCAATGCGATTTATGAAGATGAGTTATTTGAAGTGCCGCCTACAGAACAAACACCTCCAGAGCCAATTAAAGTGTTGAAACAACCCAATATTATTGAGGTGCCAGATGAAGAAACCATTAAGGAAGAGATAAAAATTGATTTGGATATAAGCATAGATGAAGACACTGAATTTGAAGCAATAGATATTATAGCAAGCGAAGAACCTATGGAAGAAGTAGCAGATGAAGTATTTACTATTGTTGAAAATCAACCAGTACCTAATGGAGGCCTCGCAAGTTTTTACAGCTATATCAATAACAATATAAAATACCCTGCAGCAGCCAGAAGATCTAATGTACAAGGTAAGGTCTTCGTGCAGTTTGTTGTTAACAAAGACGGCCGTTTAACTGACCTTGAAGTAATAAAAGGTATAGGCATGGGTTGTGATGAAGAAGCTCTTAGGGTAATTGCAAATGCTGATCCCTGGATCCCAGGTAAACAGAGAGGTAAACCTGTACGAGTTAAAATGGTTATCCCTATACAATTTGTTTTAAATCAGCAATAA
- a CDS encoding DUF4136 domain-containing protein — protein MKKIAIPLLLILAACGEYTIESQQDPKADFSQYKTWCWLNNCTPSFEGPDYIYSKAVLEDITNAIAEEMYNKGYEQGDENSDLMLNYHVVIKEDSALNSIVHEEALPLWEHYDESERYYHFLKGTLIIDVADRELGQIVFRSITEKYLPAHPKMNYAEVKEGIKRALEDLPKRTKTEEKPL, from the coding sequence ATGAAAAAGATAGCAATACCCCTACTTCTAATACTTGCCGCGTGTGGTGAGTATACCATTGAATCTCAACAAGACCCCAAAGCAGATTTTAGTCAATATAAAACCTGGTGTTGGTTAAACAATTGTACACCATCTTTTGAAGGGCCAGATTATATTTATTCTAAAGCAGTGTTGGAAGACATTACCAATGCCATTGCCGAAGAAATGTATAACAAAGGTTATGAACAAGGTGATGAAAATTCAGATTTGATGCTTAATTATCATGTGGTAATTAAAGAAGATTCTGCACTTAACTCTATCGTACATGAAGAAGCTTTACCTCTTTGGGAGCATTACGATGAGAGTGAACGATACTATCATTTCTTAAAAGGAACACTCATTATAGATGTGGCAGATCGTGAGTTGGGTCAAATAGTGTTTCGATCCATTACTGAAAAATACCTACCTGCACATCCTAAAATGAATTATGCTGAAGTTAAAGAGGGAATTAAAAGAGCGTTGGAGGATTTGCCCAAACGTACTAAAACTGAAGAAAAGCCTTTATAA
- the ccoN gene encoding cytochrome-c oxidase, cbb3-type subunit I: MELEKFSYDNKVVKYFMVATVIFGVVGMLVGLTAAIQLFYPIFNFDLEYTTFGRIRPLHTNAIIFAFVGNAMFAGVYYSLQRLLKTRMFSDALSWINFWGWQLIILAAAITLPLGLTTSKEYAELEWPIDIAIALIWVVFGVNMIGTILKRRERHMYVAIWFYIATFVTVAVLHIVNSFEMPVSLFKSYSWYAGVQDALVQWWYGHNAVAFFLTTPFLGLMYYFLPKAANRPVYSYKLSIIHFWSLIFIYIWAGPHHLLYTSLPDWAQSLGVVFSIMLIAPSWGGMLNGLLTLRGAWDRVREDPVLKFMVVAVTAYGMATFEGPMLSLKNVNAIAHYTDWIVAHVHIGGLGWNGFLIFGMMYWLVPRMWGTKLYSVSLANTHFWIGTLGIIFYALPLYVAGITQSLMWKEFNAEGFLEYKNFLETVVQILPMYMLRAVGGGLYLIGVFVMIYNIVKTAGTGSFIANEEAEAPALLKEQKIHSGGWHTVLERKPVLFTVLTVVAILIGGVIEMVPTFLIKSNVPTISSVKPYTPLELHGRDLYIREGCVSCHSQMVRPFRSETERYGEYSKAGEFVYDHPFLWGSKRTGPDLHRVGAKYPDSWHYYHMLDPSSVSAGSIMPPYPWLYEKSIDKSMTADMINALRTIGVPYEEGYENVANDELDKQAAEIVARLKAEDNIEIVPEAEIVALIAYLQRLGTDIKVKPEQVSENQ, from the coding sequence ATGGAACTAGAGAAATTCAGCTATGATAATAAGGTAGTTAAGTACTTTATGGTAGCTACCGTTATTTTCGGTGTTGTTGGAATGCTAGTGGGTTTAACAGCTGCCATACAGTTGTTTTATCCTATTTTTAATTTCGACCTCGAATACACCACTTTTGGCCGAATAAGGCCACTTCATACCAACGCCATCATTTTTGCATTTGTGGGTAATGCCATGTTTGCAGGCGTGTATTATTCATTGCAGCGCCTGCTCAAAACCAGGATGTTTAGTGATGCACTAAGCTGGATTAACTTCTGGGGCTGGCAGTTGATAATTTTGGCTGCTGCAATTACGTTGCCCTTAGGGCTTACAACCTCTAAGGAATACGCAGAATTAGAATGGCCAATTGATATTGCCATTGCACTTATTTGGGTTGTGTTTGGTGTCAATATGATTGGTACCATACTCAAAAGAAGAGAACGGCATATGTACGTGGCTATCTGGTTCTATATTGCCACGTTTGTTACAGTAGCAGTTCTGCATATTGTAAACTCATTTGAGATGCCGGTAAGCCTTTTTAAAAGCTATAGCTGGTATGCAGGCGTACAAGATGCATTAGTACAATGGTGGTACGGCCACAATGCTGTTGCATTTTTCTTAACCACACCGTTTTTGGGTTTGATGTATTACTTCCTACCTAAGGCGGCTAACAGACCTGTTTATTCCTATAAATTATCAATTATTCACTTCTGGTCTTTGATATTCATTTATATCTGGGCTGGCCCTCACCACTTATTATACACTTCACTGCCTGATTGGGCACAATCATTAGGCGTTGTGTTCTCCATCATGCTTATCGCGCCAAGCTGGGGTGGTATGTTAAATGGATTGTTAACTCTTAGAGGAGCCTGGGACAGAGTACGTGAAGATCCTGTTCTAAAATTTATGGTAGTGGCTGTTACTGCCTATGGTATGGCCACATTTGAAGGGCCTATGCTTTCATTAAAAAATGTGAATGCCATAGCGCACTATACCGACTGGATTGTTGCTCACGTACACATTGGTGGATTAGGCTGGAATGGCTTCCTCATTTTCGGTATGATGTACTGGCTGGTGCCTAGAATGTGGGGTACCAAACTTTACTCGGTGTCACTAGCTAACACACACTTTTGGATAGGTACACTTGGTATCATATTCTATGCATTGCCATTGTATGTTGCTGGTATTACTCAAAGTTTAATGTGGAAAGAGTTTAATGCTGAAGGTTTCCTTGAGTATAAAAACTTCCTCGAAACTGTGGTTCAGATTTTACCAATGTACATGCTTAGAGCTGTTGGTGGCGGACTATACCTGATAGGAGTATTTGTAATGATCTACAACATAGTGAAGACTGCAGGTACCGGAAGCTTTATAGCTAATGAAGAGGCAGAAGCACCGGCACTTTTAAAGGAACAAAAAATACACTCAGGTGGATGGCACACTGTGTTGGAGCGTAAGCCAGTATTATTTACTGTACTAACGGTAGTGGCCATATTAATTGGTGGTGTTATAGAGATGGTTCCAACATTCCTGATTAAGAGTAATGTTCCAACCATAAGCAGCGTAAAACCATACACACCTTTAGAGCTTCATGGACGTGATCTATATATCCGTGAAGGATGTGTGAGTTGTCACTCTCAGATGGTGAGGCCATTTAGATCTGAAACAGAACGCTATGGAGAATACTCTAAAGCTGGAGAGTTTGTGTACGATCATCCATTCTTATGGGGCTCGAAACGTACTGGGCCAGACTTACACAGAGTAGGAGCTAAGTATCCTGATAGCTGGCACTATTATCATATGCTTGATCCTAGCTCGGTATCTGCTGGTTCTATAATGCCGCCTTACCCTTGGTTGTACGAAAAAAGTATTGATAAATCGATGACAGCTGATATGATCAATGCATTGAGAACTATAGGCGTGCCCTATGAAGAAGGCTATGAAAATGTAGCTAATGATGAACTCGATAAACAGGCCGCTGAAATAGTAGCCCGTTTGAAAGCAGAAGACAATATTGAGATTGTACCTGAAGCTGAAATTGTAGCCTTGATTGCTTATTTGCAGCGATTAGGAACAGATATAAAAGTTAAACCAGAGCAAGTCTCTGAAAACCAGTAA
- the ccoG gene encoding cytochrome c oxidase accessory protein CcoG codes for MNQKDLYQFDEEFRDTIATVDETGKRLWIYPKKPKGYYHNLRIGVTIFLLGILFAGPFITIGGRPLLLLNIFERKFVIFGQAFWPQDFFLLALLLITFFVFVILFTVVFGRLWCGWACPQTLFMEMVFRKIEYWIEGDANQQRKLDQKPWDFEKVRKKGLKHIIYALIAILIAHTAMSYLIGIDKVMEIVSQPPSENIAGFTGMVVFTGIFYWVFAYLREQACVAICPYGRLQGVLLDNKSIAVMYDWLRGEPRGKLKKNEPVEEKGDCIDCKLCVHACPTGIDIRNGTQLECVNCTACIDACDEVMVKVNKPKGLIRYASHESISTGSKSLFNTRVKAYSVVLLILVSILLSALMMRSDIETTILKVPGQLYQKTEKGTITNLYNIQFVNKTFEDMKIDLKVIDQEEASIIKVGEADQLLEANSLSEGVYFIEIPADKITSARMKLTVGVYVNGELEETVKTKFLGPINN; via the coding sequence ATGAATCAAAAGGACTTATACCAATTTGACGAAGAATTTAGGGATACCATAGCCACTGTTGACGAAACAGGTAAAAGGCTATGGATATACCCTAAAAAACCAAAAGGTTATTATCATAACCTTCGAATAGGGGTAACTATTTTTTTATTGGGAATACTGTTTGCCGGTCCGTTTATAACTATTGGTGGCAGACCACTTCTATTACTCAATATTTTCGAACGTAAATTCGTGATCTTCGGTCAGGCATTTTGGCCTCAGGATTTTTTCCTATTAGCACTTTTATTGATCACATTCTTCGTTTTTGTGATTCTCTTTACTGTGGTATTCGGAAGATTATGGTGCGGGTGGGCTTGCCCTCAAACGCTCTTTATGGAGATGGTATTCCGAAAAATAGAATATTGGATAGAAGGGGATGCGAACCAACAGAGAAAGCTAGATCAAAAGCCATGGGATTTTGAGAAGGTTAGAAAGAAAGGCCTGAAGCATATTATCTATGCGCTTATTGCCATTTTAATAGCCCACACGGCCATGTCTTACTTAATTGGAATCGACAAGGTAATGGAAATCGTTAGTCAGCCACCATCCGAAAACATTGCAGGCTTTACTGGAATGGTAGTGTTTACAGGAATTTTCTACTGGGTTTTTGCTTATTTAAGGGAGCAAGCTTGTGTAGCTATTTGTCCGTATGGCAGGCTACAAGGTGTTCTGCTGGATAATAAATCCATTGCCGTAATGTACGATTGGCTGCGAGGTGAGCCAAGAGGGAAGTTGAAAAAAAATGAGCCGGTTGAAGAGAAAGGCGATTGTATTGATTGTAAGTTATGCGTTCATGCCTGTCCAACAGGAATCGACATCAGAAATGGTACACAACTGGAATGCGTAAATTGCACCGCCTGTATAGATGCCTGTGACGAAGTGATGGTGAAAGTAAATAAGCCTAAAGGACTTATTCGTTATGCCTCGCACGAATCTATAAGTACAGGATCCAAATCGTTATTCAATACGCGTGTAAAAGCATATTCTGTGGTTCTTTTAATACTCGTTAGCATTTTACTCTCTGCTTTAATGATGCGTTCAGATATTGAAACCACTATATTGAAAGTGCCTGGTCAGTTATACCAAAAGACAGAAAAAGGAACCATCACTAACCTTTACAACATTCAATTTGTGAATAAGACTTTCGAGGACATGAAAATTGATTTGAAAGTGATAGATCAGGAGGAAGCGAGTATTATTAAAGTAGGTGAGGCAGATCAGTTACTTGAGGCCAACAGCTTAAGTGAAGGCGTTTATTTTATAGAAATTCCAGCGGATAAAATTACATCGGCTCGAATGAAACTGACCGTTGGTGTCTATGTTAATGGGGAGCTTGAAGAAACAGTAAAGACAAAATTTTTAGGGCCAATAAACAATTAA
- a CDS encoding acetyl-CoA hydrolase/transferase family protein → MSSLIIVSSKEAIDHIQSNQNVYIQGAAMTPNRLIDELCNNYESLENVNLVHMHTEGDALYTQEPYRGSFKTVSCFVGANVRKAINTGFGDYIPIFLSEIHQLFRRNIIPLDVALIQVSPPDQHGFCSLGTSIDVTIPAIETAGIVIAQINKHVPRTHGDGIIHISKIDYAVEVDEPLHCSTLHPPSEIENKIGHHVSTLVEDGATLQMGIGGIPNVVLANLVNHKDLGIHTEMFSDGILKLVEAGVLTGAKKAVKPGKIVSCFAVGSQKLYDFMDNNPMVHLKEAAYTNDTAVIRRNPKVTAINSAIEIDITGQVCADTIGMYQYSGVGGQMDFIRGASLSEGGKAIIAMPSITSKGLSKIVPALKEGAGVTTTRAHVHYIATEHGVVDLYGKSLKQRARALISIAHPDHREYLEEKAFERFQIPV, encoded by the coding sequence ATGAGTTCATTAATAATTGTTAGTAGCAAAGAAGCTATAGATCATATACAGTCAAATCAAAACGTTTACATACAAGGAGCAGCTATGACTCCTAATCGTTTGATTGATGAACTATGCAATAACTATGAGTCGCTGGAAAATGTGAATCTGGTTCATATGCATACGGAAGGTGATGCATTGTATACCCAAGAGCCGTATAGAGGCTCTTTTAAAACAGTAAGTTGTTTTGTGGGTGCCAATGTTCGTAAAGCCATAAACACAGGCTTTGGTGATTATATTCCCATTTTTTTAAGTGAAATCCATCAATTATTTAGGCGTAATATCATCCCCTTAGATGTTGCGCTTATTCAGGTATCACCACCCGATCAGCATGGATTTTGTTCGTTAGGAACGTCAATTGATGTTACTATTCCCGCCATTGAAACTGCCGGAATTGTTATCGCCCAGATTAACAAGCACGTTCCTCGTACCCATGGAGATGGTATAATTCATATCAGCAAAATTGATTACGCAGTAGAAGTTGATGAGCCGCTTCATTGCTCAACATTGCATCCGCCATCTGAAATTGAAAATAAGATTGGGCATCATGTATCTACATTGGTAGAAGATGGAGCAACCTTGCAAATGGGTATAGGAGGTATACCCAATGTGGTTTTGGCCAATTTAGTTAACCATAAAGATCTGGGCATCCACACAGAAATGTTTTCCGATGGTATTTTAAAACTCGTAGAAGCTGGAGTATTAACTGGCGCTAAAAAAGCAGTGAAGCCGGGTAAAATAGTAAGTTGCTTTGCTGTGGGGTCTCAGAAGTTGTATGACTTTATGGATAACAACCCTATGGTACACTTAAAAGAGGCTGCTTATACAAACGATACAGCCGTGATTCGTAGAAATCCAAAGGTTACCGCTATTAATAGTGCCATTGAAATTGACATAACAGGTCAGGTTTGTGCTGATACTATTGGGATGTATCAATACTCAGGGGTAGGCGGGCAAATGGATTTTATTCGCGGTGCGTCACTTTCAGAGGGTGGCAAGGCTATTATAGCAATGCCTTCAATAACAAGTAAAGGGCTTAGTAAAATAGTTCCTGCTCTCAAAGAGGGAGCCGGTGTTACAACCACGAGAGCGCACGTTCACTACATTGCTACAGAGCATGGAGTGGTAGACCTTTATGGCAAGAGTTTGAAGCAGCGTGCAAGGGCTTTAATATCTATAGCCCATCCGGATCATCGAGAATATTTAGAAGAAAAAGCTTTTGAAAGATTCCAAATACCCGTGTAA